The DNA region CTTCCGTGCCTGCCAAGGGGCCGACCTGGTCATTATTGCCGCCGGAGCTAGCCAAAAACCAGGAGAAACCAGATTGGATTTGACCTTTAAGAATGCCCATATTTTTAAAGACATCGTCCCCAAAATCACCGCCCAAGCCCCTGATTCTATCCTCTTGGTAGTTACTAACCCGGTGGATATCCTCACTTACGTCACCCTTAAAATGTCCGGCTTTCCGCCGGAGCGGGTGCTAGGGTCGGGAACAGTATTGGACAGCTCCCGCTTCCGCCACCTGCTAGCCGAACACTGCGGCGTGGATGCCCGCAACATCCATGCTTACGTAGTGGGCGAGCATGGCGATTCTGAGGTCTTGGTCTGGAGCCGGGCCAACGTCATCGGCCTGCCTATTGCCGACTTTTGCCAGCTCTGCGGCCAGGGGTGCCCGCCCGGATGGCAACAAGAAATCTCCAGCCAAGTGCGCCGGGCTGCCTACGAGATTATCGAGCGCAAGGAGGCTACTTACTACGCAGTGGCTTTGGCCGTACGCCGAATAGTGGAGAGCATCCTTCGCGACGAACATTCAGTGCTTACCGTCTCCACCCTCACCCCCATGCCAGAAATCGGTGAGGTTTGTCTAAGCTTACCAGCGGTGCTGGGTAGCCGGGGCCGGGAACGGATCTTCCGGGTTAATCTAGCTCCAGAGGAGGAAATCCAGCTCCAGCAGTCAGCCCGCCTACTAAGGGAGGTAATCGAACGGCTTGACCTCTAAGGTTTATGCCATGGCCTGTCGATGTAATAAGTGCTGGTACTAAAATAATCTCCACCGGGAAACAACTTGCACGAAATTACACTAAGCAGGAAAACTAGATCTAGAATTGAATCTATAGTCTTGCAATTAGATTCAATTATATTAAGCATCCCTTTTGGGAA from Clostridia bacterium includes:
- a CDS encoding L-lactate dehydrogenase translates to MSNALRHPKIAVVGVGRVGATTAYAMILEGLVPELALIDIDRRRCEGEAMDLSHGASFVRPVKIYAGDFRACQGADLVIIAAGASQKPGETRLDLTFKNAHIFKDIVPKITAQAPDSILLVVTNPVDILTYVTLKMSGFPPERVLGSGTVLDSSRFRHLLAEHCGVDARNIHAYVVGEHGDSEVLVWSRANVIGLPIADFCQLCGQGCPPGWQQEISSQVRRAAYEIIERKEATYYAVALAVRRIVESILRDEHSVLTVSTLTPMPEIGEVCLSLPAVLGSRGRERIFRVNLAPEEEIQLQQSARLLREVIERLDL